GCGGCATCACCACGCTGGCGCTGGCGGGGCTTCACGCATGGCTGGACCGGCCGGGCGAACCCGGCGCCGCGACCCGAGCGTTCACGCTGTTCGGCAGCGCGTTCGGCATCAATGCGATCGCCGCCTATGTCGCCCACCAGCTCTCCGCAGGCTGGCCCACATGGCAGATCATGCTTGTGCCGTTCGAGTGGCTGCGCGGCTCGATCGGCGATGGCCTCGCGTCCTTCGTCCCGGTGCTGCTCTATATCGGGCTGCTCTGGACTTTCGTCGAATATCTCCGCCGCAAGCGGTGGATCGTGAAGATTTGAGGAGAGGAAGATGAAGCATATCCTGCTCGCCTTCGCGGCGATCATCGCACCCGTCGCGGCCGCGCCCGCCCTCTCGCAAAGCGGCGGCGACAAGATGCTCAACGAGCCCTCGATCAACTGGAGCGTCTATGGCCCCGGCCAGACGCACAAGGCGCGCAAGGACCCCGCCGTGCAGGGCGGCGGTGCGATGCGCGTCACCATCCCCGCCAGGCCGGCGAATATCTGGGACATCGGCGCGTCGACCACCATCACCAAACCGATCCGCAAGGGCGACAAGCTGATCTTCGCCTTCTGGGCGCGACTCGTCTCGGGGGGCACCGACGGCAAGAGCCTGCTCGCGGCAAACATCCAGCAGAACAGCGCGCCCTATACGGCGATCGTCAGCGGACAGGTGGAGATCGGCGGCGAATGGAAGCTGGTCCATGTGCGCGGGATCGCCAACGCGGATTACCCGGCGGGCACCGCCAACGCCGCGCTTTCGCTGGGCGCCGCCGCGCACACATT
The sequence above is drawn from the Sphingomonas sp. G-3-2-10 genome and encodes:
- a CDS encoding carbohydrate binding domain-containing protein, encoding MKHILLAFAAIIAPVAAAPALSQSGGDKMLNEPSINWSVYGPGQTHKARKDPAVQGGGAMRVTIPARPANIWDIGASTTITKPIRKGDKLIFAFWARLVSGGTDGKSLLAANIQQNSAPYTAIVSGQVEIGGEWKLVHVRGIANADYPAGTANAALSLGAAAHTFDLGPAFIMLAD